In Actinomadura citrea, a single window of DNA contains:
- a CDS encoding ABC transporter ATP-binding protein, translating to MTETTDLAELERRAAERGPVYGEGAHIVCDNLVRIYKTDGVEVVALQGLDLLVDPGELVAIVGASGSGKSTLLNILSGLDVPTAGVARVAGSDLLTMASKERLEFRREKVGFIWQQTSRNLLPYLTAAQNVELPMRFAGRSRRERATRAAELLGMLDVGDCADRHPAELSGGQQQRMAIAVAVANEPQVVLADEPTGELDTVTAAQVFASLRRVNEELGTTIVVVTHDAQVSERVDRVIGIRDGRTSVEVRRRSEDDGTRVVEEYALLDRVGRVQLPKGFTQALDLRDRVRLALESDHVGVWPDREETE from the coding sequence ATGACCGAAACGACCGACCTCGCCGAACTGGAGCGCCGCGCCGCCGAGCGCGGTCCCGTCTACGGCGAGGGCGCCCACATCGTCTGCGACAACCTGGTGCGCATCTACAAGACCGACGGCGTCGAGGTCGTCGCCCTCCAGGGTCTGGACCTGCTCGTCGACCCCGGCGAGCTCGTCGCCATCGTGGGCGCGTCCGGGTCGGGGAAGTCGACGCTGCTGAACATCCTGTCCGGCCTGGACGTGCCGACCGCCGGCGTCGCCCGCGTCGCCGGCTCGGACCTGCTCACCATGGCGTCCAAGGAGCGGCTGGAGTTCCGGCGCGAGAAGGTCGGGTTCATCTGGCAGCAGACGTCCCGCAACCTCCTGCCGTACCTGACCGCCGCGCAGAACGTCGAGCTGCCCATGAGGTTCGCCGGGCGGTCGCGCCGCGAGCGCGCCACCCGCGCCGCCGAGCTGCTCGGCATGCTGGACGTCGGCGACTGCGCGGACCGCCACCCGGCGGAGCTGTCCGGCGGCCAGCAGCAGCGCATGGCGATCGCCGTGGCCGTCGCCAACGAACCCCAGGTCGTGCTGGCCGACGAGCCGACCGGCGAGCTCGACACCGTCACCGCCGCCCAGGTGTTCGCCTCCCTCCGCCGCGTCAACGAGGAGCTCGGCACCACCATCGTGGTCGTCACCCACGACGCGCAGGTGTCCGAGCGCGTCGACCGGGTCATCGGCATCCGCGACGGCCGCACCAGCGTCGAGGTCCGCCGCCGCTCCGAGGACGACGGGACCCGCGTCGTCGAGGAGTACGCCCTCCTCGACCGCGTCGGCCGCGTCCAGCTGCCCAAGGGGTTCACCCAGGCCCTGGACCTGCGCGACCGCGTCCGCCTCGCCCTGGAGAGCGACCACGTCGGCGTCTGGCCCGACCGGGAGGAGACCGAATGA
- a CDS encoding ABC transporter ATP-binding protein, which yields MTAPMVAVEGLVRTFRTGRIEVPALRGASFTIAPGELVAVRGRSGSGKTTLLNLIGGLDGPDGGTVHVDGRDVGALSEDDLLALRRDDIGYVFQAHGLIPVLSAAENVEVPLRLVRTPSAERDERVRVLLGLVGLADHALQRPYELSGGQRQRVAIARALANRPRLLLADEPTGQLDSETAAAIMPLLRAVVSSEGVTVLVATHDETLLAEADRVLTLEDGAVTEAPIPA from the coding sequence ATGACCGCGCCGATGGTGGCCGTGGAGGGGCTGGTCCGGACCTTCCGGACGGGCAGGATCGAGGTTCCGGCCCTGCGCGGGGCGTCCTTCACCATCGCGCCCGGCGAGCTCGTCGCCGTCCGGGGCCGCTCGGGCTCCGGCAAGACGACGCTCCTCAACCTGATCGGCGGCCTGGACGGCCCGGACGGCGGCACGGTCCACGTCGACGGGCGCGACGTCGGCGCGCTCTCCGAGGACGACCTGCTCGCCCTGCGCCGCGACGACATCGGCTACGTGTTCCAGGCGCACGGGCTCATCCCCGTCCTGTCGGCCGCCGAGAACGTCGAGGTCCCGCTGCGCCTCGTCCGCACGCCGTCCGCCGAGCGCGACGAGCGCGTCCGCGTCCTGCTGGGCCTCGTCGGCCTGGCCGACCACGCGCTGCAACGCCCCTACGAGCTCTCCGGCGGCCAGCGCCAGCGCGTGGCGATCGCCCGCGCCCTGGCCAACCGCCCCCGCCTGCTCCTCGCCGACGAGCCCACGGGCCAGCTCGACTCCGAGACCGCCGCCGCCATCATGCCGCTGCTCCGCGCGGTCGTCTCCAGCGAGGGCGTGACCGTCCTGGTGGCGACCCATGACGAGACCCTCCTCGCGGAGGCCGATCGCGTCCTGACCCTGGAGGACGGCGCCGTCACCGAGGCGCCCATCCCCGCCTGA